One genomic segment of Amycolatopsis granulosa includes these proteins:
- a CDS encoding ABC transporter permease subunit, giving the protein MTNAVSTAAAELDEPRRGTGTARFLLGKLGGAAGSLLLVVALGFLLFRMIPGDPVTTLTRDRPTSPDQLAQLRARLGVDKPLYQQFLDYLSGLLRGDLGTSYGYNRPVSALIGERLGPTLLLVGTATVLAVALGLWLGVRAAWRRGSLFDRTQTGIALTLWSMPQFWLGLLLLIATQGAFPSGGMRSPATPPEFLPQLLDVAHHLVLPCVTLLAVIYAQYMLVMRSSLLGEMNADYLTTARAKGLREDLVRRRHAVPNALLPTVTLVFLQFGLVVSGTVTVETVFSWPGLGLLTYEALRVPDLPLLQGVFVVMAGSVIVMNLIAEVLYRVLDPRVRAQ; this is encoded by the coding sequence GTGACGAACGCGGTTTCGACCGCCGCGGCGGAGCTCGACGAGCCCCGCCGCGGCACCGGCACGGCCCGGTTCCTGCTCGGCAAGCTCGGTGGCGCGGCAGGCAGCCTGCTGCTGGTGGTGGCCCTGGGCTTCCTGTTGTTCCGGATGATCCCCGGTGACCCGGTCACCACCTTGACCCGGGACCGGCCGACCAGCCCCGACCAGCTGGCGCAGCTGCGTGCCCGGCTCGGCGTGGACAAGCCGCTCTACCAGCAGTTCCTGGACTACCTGAGCGGGCTGCTGCGCGGTGACCTGGGCACGTCCTACGGCTACAACCGGCCGGTGTCCGCGCTCATCGGCGAGCGGCTGGGCCCGACGCTGCTGCTGGTCGGCACCGCCACGGTGCTGGCGGTCGCCCTCGGGTTGTGGCTCGGGGTGCGGGCGGCGTGGCGGCGCGGCAGCCTGTTCGACCGGACCCAGACCGGGATCGCGCTGACGCTGTGGTCGATGCCCCAGTTCTGGCTGGGCCTGCTGCTGCTCATCGCCACCCAGGGCGCGTTCCCCAGCGGCGGCATGCGGTCGCCGGCCACCCCGCCGGAGTTCCTCCCGCAGCTGCTCGACGTCGCCCACCACCTGGTGCTGCCGTGCGTCACGCTCCTCGCGGTGATCTACGCCCAGTACATGCTGGTGATGCGCTCGTCGCTGCTGGGCGAGATGAACGCCGACTACCTCACCACCGCCCGCGCCAAGGGCCTGCGGGAGGACCTGGTGCGCCGCCGCCACGCGGTGCCCAACGCGCTGCTGCCCACGGTGACGCTGGTGTTCCTCCAGTTCGGCCTGGTGGTGTCCGGCACCGTCACGGTCGAGACCGTGTTCTCCTGGCCCGGGCTGGGGCTGCTCACCTACGAGGCGCTGCGGGTGCCGGACCTGCCGCTGCTGCAAGGAGTGTTCGTGGTCATGGCCGGCTCGGTCATCGTGATGAACCTGATCGCCGAGGTGCTCTACCGCGTGCTCGACCCCCGGGTGCGTGCCCAGTGA
- a CDS encoding ABC transporter permease, whose translation MTAPSTPSTPTAPAAIAWRRRRAAVAAVWREFAADRGGLAGLGVLVLVVLLAVLAPVITDPAGLDVVNAPGKPLQPPGGRFPLGTDIDGRSVLLLTLWGARVSLLVGFAATILSVLIGTVVGVAAAHFGGWVSGLLMRFTDFFLVLPSLVLAIALSTVLPHGVPTIIVAVGVTSWPTTARLVRAQTLTIESRPYIERARALGGGHLHVVGKHVLPGVLPLVLANTTLVVGNSIIAESTLSFLGLGDPSAPSWGQMLQRALSSGAVTGGAWWYLIPPGLAIVVIVLSFTLAGRALETVLNPRLKGEHA comes from the coding sequence GTGACCGCGCCCTCCACGCCCTCCACACCCACCGCGCCGGCGGCGATCGCCTGGCGGCGCCGCCGCGCCGCGGTCGCCGCGGTGTGGCGCGAGTTCGCCGCGGACCGCGGCGGCCTGGCCGGTCTCGGGGTCCTGGTCCTGGTGGTGCTGCTGGCCGTGCTGGCGCCGGTGATCACCGACCCGGCCGGGCTGGACGTGGTCAACGCGCCCGGAAAGCCCTTGCAGCCACCCGGCGGGCGGTTCCCGCTGGGCACCGACATCGACGGCCGTTCGGTGCTGCTGCTGACGTTGTGGGGCGCGCGGGTGTCCCTGCTGGTCGGGTTCGCCGCCACGATCCTGTCGGTGCTCATCGGCACCGTGGTCGGGGTCGCCGCCGCGCACTTCGGCGGCTGGGTGTCCGGCCTGCTCATGCGGTTCACCGATTTCTTCCTGGTGCTGCCGTCGCTGGTGCTGGCGATCGCACTGTCCACGGTGCTGCCGCACGGGGTGCCGACGATCATCGTGGCGGTCGGCGTGACCTCGTGGCCCACCACGGCCCGGCTGGTGCGGGCCCAGACCCTGACCATCGAGTCCCGGCCCTACATCGAGCGCGCCCGGGCGCTGGGCGGCGGGCACCTGCACGTCGTCGGCAAGCACGTGCTGCCCGGGGTGCTGCCGCTGGTGCTGGCCAACACCACGCTCGTGGTGGGCAACTCGATCATCGCCGAGTCCACGCTGTCCTTCCTCGGCCTCGGCGACCCGTCCGCACCCTCGTGGGGCCAGATGCTGCAGCGCGCCCTGTCCTCGGGCGCCGTCACCGGAGGAGCGTGGTGGTACCTGATCCCGCCCGGCCTGGCGATCGTGGTGATCGTGCTGTCGTTCACCCTCGCCGGACGCGCGCTGGAGACCGTGCTCAACCCGCGGCTGAAGGGGGAGCACGCGTGA